Proteins encoded within one genomic window of Camelina sativa cultivar DH55 chromosome 19, Cs, whole genome shotgun sequence:
- the LOC104766184 gene encoding meiotic recombination protein DMC1 homolog gives MLAALKAEEASQMQLVEREEIDEDDDLFEVIDKLIAQGINAGDVKKLQDAGIHTCNGLMMHTKKNLTGIKGLSEAKVEKICEAAEKVVNFGYMTGSDALLKRKSVVKITTGCQALDDLLGGGIETSAITEAFGEFRSGKTQLAHTLCVTTQLPTNMKGGNGKVAYIDTEGTFRPDRIVPIAERFGMDPGAVLDNIIYARAYTYEHQYNLLLGLAAKMSEEPFRILIVDSVIALFRVDFTGRGELADRQQKLAQMLSRLIKIAEEFNVAIYMTNQVIADPGGGMFISDPKKPAGGHVLAHAATIRLSFRKGKGEQRVCKVFDAPNLPEAEAIFQITSGGIADAKD, from the exons ATGTTGGCTGCTCTTAA AGCTGAAGAAGCGAGCCAGATGCAGCTCGTTGAGCGTGAAGAAATCGATGAAGACGACGATCTGTTTGAAGTGATTGACAAAT TGATCGCTCAAGGTATCAACGCTGGGGATGTGAAGAAACTACAAGATGCTGGGATCCATACCTGCAATGGTCTCATGATGCATACCAAGAAG AACCTCACTGGAATCAAAGGTTTATCAGAGGCCAAAGTTGAAAAAATCTGTGAAGCTGCTGAGAAAGTTGTG AACTTTGGATATATGACTGGAAGTGATGCTCTTCTAAAG agAAAATCAGTTGTGAAAATCACTACAGGGTGCCAAGCTCTCGATGATCTCTTAGGAG GTGGAATTGAAACCTCAGCCATCACAGAGGCTTTTGGGGAATTCAG GTCTGGGAAAACTCAGTTAGCACATACCCTTTGTGTCACTACgcag CTACCTACAAACATGAAAGGAGGAAATGGTAAAGTGGCTTACATTGACACTGAGGGAACCTT CCGCCCTGATAGGATTGTCCCAATTGCTGAAAGATTTGGAATGGATCCAGGTGCAGTGCTTGACAAT ATCATTTATGCTCGTGCTTATACATATGAGCATCAGTACAACTTGCTTCTTGGCCTTGCTGCAAAAATGTCTGAGGAACCATTTAGGATTCTG ATTGTTGACTCAGTCATTGCTTTATTCCGAGTCGATTTCACTGGAAGAGGAGAACTCGCAGACCGCCAG CAAAAACTAGCTCAGATGCTTTCCAGGCTAATCAAAATCGCAGAGGAATTCAACGTTGCTATCTACATGACCAACCAAG TCATAGCCGACCCAGGCGGTGGGATGTTCATATCAGATCCAAAGAAGCCAGCAGGTGGACATGTTCTAGCTCACGCAGCCACAATCAGGCTCTCGTTCAGGAAAGGCAAAGGAGAGCAACGTGTCTGCAAAGTCTTCGATGCTCCTAATCTCCCTGAAGCTGAAGCC ATTTTCCAGATTACTTCGGGAGGCATTGCAGATGCGAAGGATTAG